One genomic segment of Methylocystis sp. SC2 includes these proteins:
- a CDS encoding YdcH family protein — protein sequence MSHVAHELHEEFPEHAEAIHILKTENAHFARIAEDYHTLNRAIHRMETNVEPADDATIEDLKRKRLALKDEIAGFLATA from the coding sequence ATGAGCCATGTTGCGCATGAGTTGCACGAAGAATTTCCCGAACACGCCGAGGCCATTCACATCCTAAAGACCGAGAACGCGCACTTCGCGCGCATCGCGGAAGACTATCACACGCTCAATCGCGCCATTCACCGCATGGAGACCAATGTCGAGCCGGCCGACGACGCGACGATCGAAGATTTGAAAAGGAAGCGGCTGGCGCTCAAGGACGAGATCGCCGGCTTCCTGGCGACGGCGTAA
- a CDS encoding response regulator transcription factor, with product MPTIALVDDDRNILTSVSIALEGEGYRVQTYTDGAQALDGLRANPPDLAIFDIKMPRMDGMELLRRLRQKSDLPVIFLTSKDEEIDELFGLKMGADDFIHKPFSQRLLVERVKAILRRANPKEAAAQKESEAKVLERGALVMDPERHTCTWRGDPVVLTVTEFLILQSLAQRPGVVKSRNALMDAAYDDQVYVDDRTIDSHIKRLRKKFKVVDNDFEMIETLYGVGYRFKEA from the coding sequence ATGCCGACCATCGCTCTCGTCGACGACGATCGAAACATTCTCACCTCAGTCTCCATCGCTCTGGAAGGCGAAGGGTATCGCGTCCAGACCTATACCGACGGCGCGCAGGCGCTCGACGGGCTGCGCGCCAACCCGCCCGATCTGGCGATCTTCGACATTAAGATGCCCCGGATGGACGGCATGGAGCTTCTGCGTCGACTGCGGCAGAAGTCCGACCTCCCGGTGATTTTTCTCACCTCCAAGGACGAGGAAATCGACGAGCTGTTCGGCCTGAAGATGGGGGCGGACGACTTCATTCATAAGCCCTTCTCGCAACGGCTGCTCGTCGAGCGCGTCAAGGCGATCCTGCGGCGCGCCAATCCCAAGGAGGCCGCGGCGCAGAAGGAATCCGAGGCCAAGGTCCTGGAGCGCGGCGCGCTCGTGATGGACCCTGAGCGCCACACCTGCACTTGGCGCGGCGATCCGGTGGTGCTGACCGTGACCGAATTCCTGATTTTGCAGTCGCTGGCTCAGCGTCCCGGCGTCGTGAAGAGCCGCAATGCGCTCATGGATGCGGCCTATGACGACCAAGTCTATGTCGACGATCGGACGATCGACAGCCACATCAAGCGCTTGCGCAAGAAGTTCAAGGTTGTGGACAATGATTTCGAAATGATCGAGACGCTCTATGGCGTGGGCTATCGATTCAAGGAAGCCTGA
- a CDS encoding sensor histidine kinase, whose protein sequence is MDASIEGDGDVTAVGDPVAEAPPRSAVPAAAPARDAAAARARLWRTISIRLARAQRTVQRTVQSHLSSSLTRRIVVLNLGGLVALLAGFLYLNQFREGLIDARVQSLQTQGEIIAAAVAASATVDTDAISIDPEKLLKLAPGESASGADGGSPLEFSLNPERVGPLLRRLVSPTRLRARIYDRDGFLLLDSRSVSGRSNILRFDLPPAAGQPTTLDASSFLERSLEFVQRLSHRPELPLYEDIGMGNGKAYPEVGSALGGHIHSVVRANARGETIISVAVPVQRFRSVRGALLLSTMGGDIDAVIVTERWGIIRIFLVSAGVMLLISLFFTNTITEPMRRLAEAAERVRRGVKSRQEIPDFSDRPDEIGHLSGALRDMTKALYNRIDAIEHFAADVAHELKNPLTSLRSAVETLPIAKTEESRDRLLAIIKHDVGRLDRLISDISDASRLDAELARADMDVVDLAAALSTVVDLARAVDRGDRVNIQLTVRASPHDAPRGRWRVLGNDSRLGQVFNNLIDNGRSFSKPGGAVRVLLWPERAKGPGGQQIEGYEIIVDDDGPGIPDGAFDRIFERFYTDRPEQGFGQNSGLGLSISRQIIEAHGGRIRALNRTRAHPQGTDEPRRGDAVLGARFVVWLPSAR, encoded by the coding sequence ATGGACGCAAGCATCGAGGGTGACGGCGACGTGACCGCCGTCGGCGACCCGGTCGCGGAAGCGCCGCCGCGTTCCGCGGTCCCGGCGGCAGCTCCGGCGCGCGACGCCGCGGCGGCGCGGGCGCGCCTGTGGCGGACAATCTCCATCCGCTTGGCGCGGGCGCAGCGAACCGTGCAACGAACTGTCCAGTCGCATCTATCGTCCTCGCTCACCCGACGCATCGTCGTTCTCAATCTTGGCGGGCTGGTCGCGCTGCTCGCCGGGTTCCTCTACCTCAACCAGTTTCGCGAAGGTCTGATCGACGCCCGCGTGCAAAGCCTGCAGACGCAGGGCGAGATCATCGCCGCGGCGGTGGCGGCCTCGGCGACGGTGGACACCGACGCCATCTCCATCGATCCGGAAAAGCTGTTGAAGCTCGCGCCGGGAGAGAGCGCGAGCGGCGCCGACGGCGGATCGCCGCTGGAGTTTTCACTCAATCCCGAACGCGTCGGGCCGCTGCTGCGGCGTCTGGTGTCGCCGACGCGGCTGCGGGCGCGCATCTACGACCGCGACGGCTTTCTGCTGCTCGACTCGCGCTCCGTCTCCGGCCGTTCGAACATTCTGCGCTTCGACTTGCCGCCCGCGGCCGGCCAGCCTACGACCCTCGACGCCTCCTCCTTCCTCGAAAGATCGCTGGAGTTTGTCCAACGGCTGTCGCATCGGCCGGAGCTGCCGCTTTACGAAGACATCGGCATGGGCAATGGCAAAGCCTATCCTGAGGTCGGCAGCGCGCTCGGCGGCCACATTCATTCGGTGGTGCGCGCCAACGCCAGGGGCGAAACCATCATTTCCGTCGCCGTTCCGGTTCAGCGCTTCCGGTCGGTGCGCGGCGCGCTGCTCCTCTCGACCATGGGCGGCGACATCGACGCCGTCATCGTCACGGAACGCTGGGGCATCATCCGCATCTTTCTGGTCTCGGCCGGCGTGATGCTGCTGATCTCGCTGTTCTTCACCAACACGATCACCGAACCGATGCGCCGCCTCGCCGAGGCGGCCGAGCGCGTGCGGCGCGGCGTGAAGTCTCGCCAGGAGATCCCGGACTTCTCGGACCGGCCGGATGAAATCGGCCATCTTTCCGGCGCGTTGCGCGACATGACGAAGGCGCTCTACAACCGCATCGACGCGATCGAGCATTTCGCCGCGGACGTCGCGCATGAACTCAAGAATCCCTTGACGTCTCTGCGCAGCGCCGTCGAGACGCTGCCGATCGCCAAGACCGAGGAGTCGCGCGACAGGCTGCTCGCCATCATCAAACATGACGTCGGCCGGCTGGATCGTTTGATCAGCGATATTTCCGACGCGTCTCGTCTCGACGCCGAACTCGCCCGCGCCGACATGGACGTGGTCGATCTCGCGGCGGCGCTATCGACCGTCGTCGACTTGGCGCGCGCCGTGGATCGCGGCGACCGCGTCAACATTCAACTGACCGTGCGCGCCTCGCCGCATGACGCGCCGCGCGGCCGCTGGCGCGTTCTCGGCAATGACTCGCGTCTCGGACAGGTGTTCAACAATCTGATCGACAATGGCCGGTCGTTTTCAAAGCCCGGCGGAGCCGTGCGCGTGCTGCTGTGGCCGGAGCGGGCTAAGGGGCCGGGAGGCCAGCAGATCGAGGGCTACGAGATCATCGTCGACGACGACGGCCCCGGAATTCCCGACGGCGCGTTCGATCGCATCTTCGAGCGTTTCTACACCGACCGCCCGGAACAGGGATTTGGCCAGAATTCCGGGCTCGGGCTCTCGATCTCCCGCCAGATCATCGAGGCGCATGGCGGACGCATCCGCGCCCTCAACCGCACCCGCGCACATCCGCAGGGCACTGACGAGCCCCGCCGCGGCGACGCCGTGCTCGGCGCGCGCTTCGTCGTCTGGTTGCCTTCGGCGCGATGA
- a CDS encoding HPr kinase/phosphorylase has protein sequence MTPPQASDYVHATALVLGEFGLLLRGPSGAGKSALSLQLVADWRARGAFAALVGDDRVALEARHGRLIARPHPSIRGMIEARGLGLLRVPYEPACVLRGVVDLLASGESPKRYPDADEAKTRLSGVTLPRMFENAANVGAAARIAAYIQNVATN, from the coding sequence ATGACGCCGCCGCAAGCGTCCGACTATGTGCACGCCACCGCGCTGGTTCTCGGCGAATTCGGCCTGCTGCTGCGCGGACCGTCCGGCGCCGGCAAGAGCGCGCTCAGCCTGCAGCTTGTCGCCGACTGGCGGGCGCGCGGCGCTTTCGCGGCGCTTGTCGGCGACGACCGCGTCGCGCTCGAAGCGCGTCACGGCCGCCTGATCGCAAGACCGCACCCGTCGATCCGCGGCATGATCGAGGCGCGCGGTCTCGGGCTGTTACGCGTCCCTTATGAGCCGGCCTGCGTCCTGCGGGGCGTCGTTGACCTTCTCGCGTCCGGAGAGTCGCCGAAACGATATCCCGATGCGGACGAAGCAAAGACTCGGTTGAGCGGCGTGACGCTGCCGCGTATGTTCGAAAACGCCGCAAACGTCGGGGCGGCGGCGCGGATTGCGGCTTACATTCAGAATGTTGCGACAAATTGA
- a CDS encoding PTS sugar transporter subunit IIA: MIGMVLVTHGHLATEFRAALEHVVGPQKQIAAISIGPEDDMERRRGDIIEAIREADSGDGVVLLTDMFGGTPSNLAISVMDGGKVEVLAGVNLPMLIKLASVRDTQPLEQAVLQAQDAGRKYVYIASKVLNAK, encoded by the coding sequence ATGATCGGAATGGTCTTGGTGACCCATGGCCACCTTGCCACTGAGTTTCGCGCGGCGCTCGAACACGTCGTCGGACCTCAAAAGCAGATTGCGGCGATCTCGATAGGGCCCGAGGACGATATGGAGCGCCGGCGCGGGGATATCATTGAGGCGATCCGCGAGGCCGACAGCGGCGACGGCGTGGTGCTGCTCACCGATATGTTCGGCGGCACGCCCTCCAATCTTGCCATATCCGTAATGGATGGCGGAAAGGTGGAGGTTCTCGCGGGGGTCAATCTGCCGATGCTGATCAAACTCGCTTCGGTCCGCGATACGCAACCTTTGGAGCAGGCGGTGCTGCAGGCGCAGGACGCCGGCCGCAAATATGTTTACATCGCCAGCAAAGTGCTCAACGCAAAATGA
- a CDS encoding HPr family phosphocarrier protein produces MNDLVTDKLHQAAAEDVLSRELAIVNKKGLHARATAKFVQCCEKFDAVITVSRGDETVGGSSIMGILTLGASQGATITVTATGPQAKAALDALETLVAHRFGEDE; encoded by the coding sequence ATGAATGACCTCGTGACCGATAAATTGCATCAGGCTGCGGCCGAAGACGTCTTGTCGCGGGAACTCGCGATCGTCAACAAGAAGGGGCTGCACGCCCGCGCAACCGCCAAATTCGTGCAGTGCTGCGAGAAGTTCGACGCCGTCATCACTGTTTCGAGAGGTGATGAAACGGTTGGCGGCAGCTCGATCATGGGCATTCTGACGCTGGGCGCAAGCCAGGGCGCGACCATCACCGTCACCGCGACGGGACCGCAGGCGAAGGCGGCCCTCGACGCGCTGGAGACGCTCGTCGCCCACCGCTTCGGAGAGGACGAATAG
- a CDS encoding glucan ABC transporter ATP-binding protein/ permease encodes MSVFKVYVRVLGLLRPEARLAIILVAANLALAVSAFAEPMLFGRIIDRMTRAQAPGATLTWSDLLPLVSAWAAFGLFSIGGAILVGLNADRLAHRRRLAIMSDYFDHVLSLPLSFHSNVHSGRLLKIMLDGANAMSGLWLSFFRENCASFVALFVLLPATLFVNWRLGSLLVALVALFYFVTSFVLRRTEDLQGQVERYNSTLAEHASDALGNIPVVQSFTRIESESHALNRIIDDVIAAQMPVLSWWAFVAVASRASATLTILAIFLLGVWLHLRGQATIGEIVAFMSFATMLIARLEQAVGFVNVLFQQSAKIAEFFGVLDTPASVADRPHARDAGRLVGAVEFDHVAFSYDGRRPAVRDVSFTAEPGETIALVGATGSGKSTTLGLLHRAFDPDSGAVKIDGVDIREFTLSSLRRNIGVVFQEPMLFARSIEDNLRIGNPDASDEEIAHALELAQATEFVAHQSDGRATRVGERGRSLSGGERQRLSIARALLKNPPIMVFDEATSALDATTERMIQKALEAAMKGRTTFVIAHRLATVRNADRILVFDQGEIVESGGFDELVAKGGRFAMLAAAQFMTEPTVSTTPLDGVYEAGAQQPAG; translated from the coding sequence ATGTCCGTCTTTAAAGTTTACGTGCGGGTGCTGGGGCTTCTGCGTCCTGAGGCGCGGCTCGCGATCATCCTCGTTGCGGCCAATCTGGCGCTCGCCGTCTCCGCCTTCGCCGAGCCGATGCTCTTTGGGCGCATCATCGACCGCATGACGCGCGCGCAGGCGCCCGGCGCGACTTTGACATGGAGCGATCTGCTGCCGCTCGTGTCCGCCTGGGCCGCCTTCGGCCTGTTTTCGATCGGCGGCGCCATTCTCGTCGGACTCAACGCCGATCGTCTGGCGCATCGCCGACGGCTGGCGATCATGTCGGATTATTTTGATCACGTTCTCAGCCTGCCGCTGAGTTTTCACAGCAACGTCCACTCCGGACGTCTCCTGAAGATCATGCTCGATGGCGCGAACGCCATGTCGGGGCTGTGGCTGTCGTTCTTTCGCGAGAACTGCGCGTCCTTCGTTGCGCTCTTCGTGCTCTTGCCGGCGACGCTGTTCGTCAATTGGCGGCTCGGCTCGCTGCTTGTGGCGCTTGTCGCGCTCTTTTATTTCGTGACGAGCTTCGTCCTGCGACGCACGGAAGATCTGCAGGGCCAGGTCGAGCGCTACAATTCGACGCTCGCCGAACATGCGTCCGATGCGCTTGGCAACATTCCGGTGGTGCAGAGCTTTACCCGCATCGAAAGCGAGTCGCATGCGCTGAACCGCATCATCGATGACGTCATCGCGGCGCAGATGCCGGTTCTCTCCTGGTGGGCCTTCGTCGCCGTCGCCAGCCGCGCCTCGGCGACGCTGACGATTCTGGCGATTTTCCTGCTTGGCGTCTGGCTGCATTTGCGCGGACAGGCGACGATCGGCGAGATCGTCGCCTTCATGAGCTTTGCAACGATGCTGATCGCCCGCCTCGAACAGGCGGTCGGCTTCGTCAATGTCCTGTTCCAGCAGTCCGCGAAGATTGCGGAATTCTTCGGCGTGCTCGACACGCCGGCGAGCGTCGCCGATCGCCCGCACGCCCGCGACGCGGGGCGGCTTGTCGGCGCGGTCGAATTCGACCACGTCGCCTTTTCCTACGACGGGCGACGGCCGGCGGTGCGCGACGTGTCGTTTACGGCGGAACCTGGCGAGACGATCGCGCTCGTCGGCGCGACGGGCTCCGGCAAATCAACGACGCTCGGGCTCCTGCACCGGGCTTTCGATCCAGACAGCGGCGCGGTGAAAATCGACGGCGTCGACATCCGCGAATTCACGCTGAGTTCGCTACGCCGCAACATCGGCGTCGTCTTTCAGGAGCCGATGCTGTTTGCGCGGTCGATCGAGGACAATCTGCGCATCGGCAATCCCGACGCGAGCGACGAGGAGATCGCGCATGCGCTCGAACTGGCGCAGGCGACGGAATTCGTCGCGCATCAGAGCGACGGGCGGGCGACGCGCGTCGGCGAACGCGGCCGCTCGCTCTCGGGCGGCGAGCGCCAGCGGCTCTCGATCGCAAGAGCGCTGTTGAAAAACCCGCCGATCATGGTCTTCGACGAGGCGACCTCGGCGCTCGATGCGACGACCGAGCGGATGATCCAGAAGGCGTTGGAGGCGGCGATGAAGGGCCGCACGACCTTCGTCATCGCCCATCGGCTGGCCACCGTGCGCAACGCCGACCGCATCCTCGTCTTCGATCAGGGCGAGATCGTCGAGAGCGGCGGCTTCGACGAATTGGTCGCGAAGGGCGGTCGCTTCGCCATGCTAGCGGCGGCGCAGTTCATGACCGAGCCGACCGTTTCGACGACGCCGCTTGACGGGGTTTACGAAGCCGGCGCGCAGCAGCCGGCGGGGTGA
- the rpsR gene encoding 30S ribosomal protein S18 — protein MSTAPRRPFFRRRKSCPFTGANAPKIDYKDTRLLSRYISERGKIVPSRITAVSAKKQRELAQAIKRARFLGLLPYVIR, from the coding sequence ATGAGCACCGCACCGCGCCGCCCCTTCTTCCGCCGCCGCAAGTCCTGCCCGTTCACCGGCGCCAACGCGCCGAAGATCGACTACAAGGACACGCGCCTGCTGTCCCGCTACATCAGCGAGCGCGGCAAGATCGTGCCCTCGCGCATCACCGCCGTTTCGGCCAAGAAGCAGCGCGAACTCGCCCAGGCGATCAAGCGCGCCCGATTCTTGGGCCTGCTGCCTTACGTGATCCGCTAA
- the rpsF gene encoding 30S ribosomal protein S6, which produces MPLYEHVYLARQDVSPQQVEALTGQFKNVITSLGGTVGKIEYWGVKSLAYRINKNRKAHFTLMNIDAPPAAIAEMQRQQSINEDILRVLTLRVDELEEGPSAQLRKREDDDRGERRGPRGDRGERGDRGDRGDRPERRPRREEGKVEGEVE; this is translated from the coding sequence ATGCCTCTGTACGAGCATGTCTATCTCGCCCGTCAGGATGTGTCTCCCCAGCAGGTGGAGGCTCTGACCGGGCAGTTCAAAAATGTCATCACGTCGCTCGGCGGCACGGTCGGCAAGATCGAATATTGGGGCGTCAAATCGCTCGCCTATCGGATCAACAAGAACCGCAAGGCGCATTTCACCCTGATGAACATCGACGCGCCGCCGGCGGCGATCGCCGAAATGCAGCGCCAGCAGAGCATCAACGAAGATATTTTGCGCGTGCTGACGCTGCGCGTCGACGAGCTGGAGGAGGGTCCTTCCGCCCAGCTTCGCAAACGTGAAGACGACGACCGCGGCGAGCGCCGCGGCCCGCGCGGCGATAGAGGCGAGCGCGGGGATCGCGGCGACCGCGGAGATCGGCCCGAGCGTCGCCCGCGCCGCGAAGAAGGCAAGGTTGAAGGAGAGGTCGAATGA
- the panB gene encoding 3-methyl-2-oxobutanoate hydroxymethyltransferase — protein MPNASTFLDMKRRGEKIVVVTAYDAPTARLEVEAGADIILVGDSVGVNVLGYAHEREVTLADMAHHIAAVRRGAPEVYIIGDLPYATYDTAEQAIESSRLLRESGADCVKFEGAQLDIMRALTAAGFDVCSHLGLESQHHDVKRRQGKTAQAAAKLYDDALALDAAGQKFVVLELVPQELAARITQAISAPTIGIGAGAATDGQVLVVNDLAGLTAREFKHNRRYGAVGAALREAVAAYARDVRAGRFPGEEHAFHMADDERAAFERAAGLKPLR, from the coding sequence TTGCCGAACGCCAGCACCTTCCTCGACATGAAGCGCCGGGGCGAGAAAATCGTCGTCGTCACCGCCTATGACGCGCCGACCGCGCGCCTGGAGGTCGAGGCGGGGGCCGACATTATCCTCGTCGGCGACAGCGTCGGAGTGAATGTTCTGGGCTATGCGCATGAGCGCGAGGTGACGCTCGCCGACATGGCCCATCATATCGCCGCCGTGCGGCGCGGCGCGCCCGAGGTCTACATCATCGGCGATTTGCCCTATGCGACCTATGACACGGCGGAACAGGCGATCGAAAGTTCGCGACTCCTGCGCGAATCCGGCGCCGATTGCGTGAAATTCGAAGGCGCGCAACTCGACATCATGCGCGCCTTGACCGCGGCCGGCTTCGACGTGTGCTCACATCTGGGCCTCGAATCGCAGCATCACGACGTGAAGCGGCGCCAGGGCAAGACGGCGCAGGCCGCCGCGAAACTCTATGACGACGCGCTGGCGCTCGACGCCGCCGGACAGAAATTTGTGGTGCTGGAGCTCGTGCCGCAGGAGCTCGCGGCGCGGATCACGCAAGCGATCAGCGCGCCGACGATCGGCATCGGCGCCGGCGCGGCGACCGACGGACAGGTGCTCGTCGTCAATGATCTTGCAGGGCTCACCGCGCGTGAATTCAAGCACAACCGCCGCTACGGCGCCGTCGGCGCGGCGCTGCGCGAGGCCGTCGCGGCCTATGCGCGCGACGTGCGCGCCGGGCGCTTTCCGGGGGAGGAACACGCCTTTCATATGGCCGACGACGAACGCGCCGCCTTCGAGCGGGCGGCGGGTCTTAAGCCGCTCCGATGA
- the hemH gene encoding ferrochelatase: MTSATISKEAPVGLLLVNLGTPDAPDAAAVRRYLAEFLSDRRVVDLPRALWLPILYGVVLNTRPARSAKLYESIWNVDTGEGPLKTFTRLQAEKLQARMGASNLVVDYALRYGAPSIATQIESLIAKGCTRIALLPLYPQYASSTTGSAADAAFDALRKMRKQPALRIGAPYYDDPAYIDALAASVRRARAALDFEPEVIVASFHGLPQAQIDRGDPYRAHCEATWRLLCERLGMNGQSLRLAFQSRFGRARWIEPYTSDVVTELAGAGVKRIAVVAPGFSADCLETIEELGVEIRDLFLEKGGEKFARLPCLNDSDEGMALIETLAKREIAGWI, encoded by the coding sequence ATGACGTCCGCCACGATCTCGAAAGAAGCGCCGGTCGGACTCCTTCTCGTCAATCTCGGCACGCCTGATGCGCCCGACGCCGCGGCGGTGCGGCGCTATCTGGCGGAATTTCTATCCGACCGCAGGGTCGTCGACCTCCCGCGCGCGCTATGGCTGCCGATCCTCTACGGCGTCGTGCTCAACACCCGCCCGGCGCGCTCGGCGAAGCTCTATGAATCGATCTGGAACGTCGACACGGGCGAAGGTCCGCTGAAGACCTTCACCCGCCTGCAAGCCGAGAAGCTGCAGGCGCGGATGGGCGCTTCCAATCTCGTCGTCGATTACGCGCTGCGCTACGGCGCGCCGTCGATCGCGACGCAGATCGAGTCGCTCATCGCGAAAGGTTGCACGCGGATCGCGCTGTTGCCGCTCTATCCGCAATATGCGTCATCGACCACGGGCTCCGCCGCCGACGCCGCTTTCGACGCGCTGCGCAAGATGCGCAAGCAGCCGGCGCTTCGCATCGGCGCGCCCTATTACGACGACCCCGCCTATATCGACGCGCTCGCCGCCAGCGTCAGGCGCGCGCGCGCCGCGCTCGATTTCGAACCGGAGGTCATCGTCGCGTCGTTCCATGGCCTTCCGCAGGCGCAAATCGACCGCGGCGATCCGTATCGCGCGCACTGCGAAGCGACATGGCGGCTGCTCTGCGAACGGCTCGGCATGAACGGCCAAAGCCTGCGCCTCGCCTTTCAGTCGCGTTTCGGGCGCGCGCGCTGGATCGAGCCTTACACGTCCGACGTCGTGACCGAACTTGCCGGCGCCGGCGTCAAACGCATCGCCGTCGTCGCGCCGGGATTTTCCGCCGATTGCCTGGAGACGATCGAAGAGCTTGGCGTCGAAATCCGCGATCTCTTTCTTGAGAAAGGCGGCGAGAAATTCGCCCGCCTACCCTGTCTCAACGACAGCGACGAAGGCATGGCGCTGATCGAGACTCTGGCGAAGCGCGAGATTGCGGGGTGGATTTGA